A single region of the Duganella sp. BuS-21 genome encodes:
- a CDS encoding TonB-dependent receptor: MIKETILSRSLRVMFAGGLAMTLGHAFAQEATEPPMQRVEITGSSIKRIAAESSLPVQSFSQKDIKKSGVTTVTDFIQQLPAMQGFSVAADSVGGGGGGVTTASIHDIGASYTLVLLNGRRIAPANSGTTIDLNSIPLSAIERVEVLTDGASALYGADAIAGVVNFILKKGAAPWEINAKYSSPEKAGGKSNSVSLSKGFGDLEDDGYSVFVSLSHDEQKQLKASQRDFAKTGMINFTDPKTGKALQFLNGSSRAIPANAAIKYKDAKGETQTVNLNPYALINGKCATNNVDAFGDGQCYYDYTSTIEINPESSRDSIFSSGSLKLGSSGFKAFFDAAYTEAKITARIAPYPADFSLSTSSPLFSKYLSPYLTPEQRAGVSSVAVKYRLYEMGNRGYEYGTKATHLVAGIDGAAFGWDLNGALTWSRNQQEQKYLSGFPLADKFDALLNSGSFDPFAYAQGAMPQAMREQLNATGFTGLYNTQTVVMKGADAHASRPVFELPGGAAMISVGADYRVTSFSTEQEDVAEQALILFDSAVYDNHYKRANTGAFAELLLPISKQWEATVSGRFDNIGAVKDQLAGREVGDSASAGTYKVSTKYSAAKNLMLRAATGTGFRAASMQEIAGPLEEFGVTGGTYNCPLTAANGLGGHPLARYCESGRSQFEVFQGGNPDLKPEKSRQWSIGAVWEPSSTTSVAIDLWNVEIRDQVTAVSEGLIFQNPAKYAKLFTTKHIGSTGLDVLAIKLLPINIGKVENRGIDYDFTQKTKLFDGRLTNRLAGTYLLRSRYTTPGTDDQWETSLNRYGSNDKVSFRNIIKASSSWENAKWTHTLSANYRNGYTDKHQNADDCAVTTADAAQSCYDITLEVPSYTTFDLQTAFRPLKNVEITAGANNLFDRNPPFSLRNTGSHQIGYNPSYSSALGRTFYLSGSYKF, from the coding sequence ATGATCAAAGAAACCATCCTGTCCCGTTCCCTGCGCGTCATGTTCGCCGGCGGACTGGCCATGACCCTGGGCCATGCCTTCGCCCAGGAAGCAACTGAACCACCGATGCAGCGGGTCGAAATCACCGGTTCCAGCATCAAACGCATCGCCGCCGAATCCTCGCTGCCGGTGCAATCGTTCAGCCAGAAAGACATCAAGAAGTCCGGCGTCACCACCGTCACCGACTTCATCCAGCAACTACCGGCCATGCAAGGCTTCTCCGTGGCGGCCGACTCGGTCGGTGGCGGCGGCGGCGGCGTGACCACCGCGTCGATCCACGACATCGGCGCTTCCTACACCCTGGTGCTGCTGAACGGCCGCCGCATCGCTCCGGCCAACTCCGGCACCACCATCGACCTGAACTCGATCCCGCTGTCGGCCATCGAACGCGTCGAAGTGCTGACCGACGGCGCCTCGGCCCTGTACGGCGCCGACGCCATCGCCGGCGTGGTCAACTTCATCCTGAAAAAAGGCGCAGCGCCGTGGGAAATCAACGCCAAGTACAGCTCGCCTGAAAAAGCCGGCGGCAAGAGCAACTCCGTCAGCCTGAGCAAGGGCTTCGGCGACCTCGAGGACGACGGCTACAGCGTCTTCGTCTCCTTGAGCCACGACGAGCAAAAGCAGCTGAAAGCCTCGCAGCGTGATTTCGCCAAGACCGGCATGATCAACTTCACCGACCCGAAGACCGGCAAGGCGCTGCAATTCCTGAATGGCTCCTCGCGCGCCATTCCAGCCAACGCCGCCATCAAGTACAAGGACGCCAAGGGCGAGACGCAAACCGTCAACCTGAACCCGTACGCCCTGATCAACGGCAAGTGCGCCACCAACAACGTCGACGCCTTCGGCGACGGCCAGTGCTACTACGATTACACCTCGACCATCGAGATCAATCCGGAATCGAGCCGCGATTCGATCTTCAGCTCGGGCAGCCTGAAACTGGGCAGCAGCGGCTTCAAGGCCTTCTTCGACGCCGCCTACACCGAAGCCAAGATCACCGCGCGCATCGCGCCGTATCCGGCCGACTTCTCGCTGTCGACCAGCTCGCCGCTGTTCAGCAAGTACCTGTCGCCTTACCTGACGCCTGAACAACGCGCCGGCGTCAGCTCGGTGGCCGTCAAATACCGCCTGTACGAAATGGGCAACCGTGGCTACGAGTACGGCACCAAGGCCACCCACCTGGTGGCCGGCATCGACGGCGCCGCCTTCGGCTGGGACCTCAACGGCGCCCTGACCTGGTCGCGCAACCAGCAGGAACAAAAATACCTGTCCGGCTTCCCGCTGGCCGACAAATTCGATGCCCTGCTCAACAGCGGCAGCTTCGACCCGTTCGCCTACGCCCAGGGCGCCATGCCGCAAGCCATGCGCGAGCAGCTGAACGCCACCGGCTTCACCGGCCTGTACAACACCCAGACCGTGGTCATGAAGGGCGCCGATGCCCACGCCTCGCGTCCGGTGTTCGAGCTGCCGGGCGGCGCCGCCATGATCAGCGTCGGCGCCGACTACCGCGTCACCAGCTTCAGCACCGAACAGGAAGACGTGGCCGAGCAAGCCCTGATCCTGTTCGACAGCGCCGTCTACGACAACCACTACAAGCGCGCCAACACCGGCGCCTTCGCCGAGCTGCTGCTGCCGATCTCCAAGCAATGGGAAGCCACCGTGTCGGGCCGTTTCGACAATATCGGCGCGGTCAAGGACCAGCTGGCCGGCCGTGAAGTGGGCGATTCCGCCAGCGCCGGCACCTACAAAGTGTCGACCAAGTACTCGGCCGCCAAGAACCTGATGCTGCGCGCCGCCACCGGCACCGGCTTCCGCGCCGCCAGCATGCAGGAAATCGCCGGCCCGCTGGAAGAGTTCGGCGTGACCGGCGGCACCTACAACTGTCCGCTGACCGCCGCCAACGGCCTGGGCGGCCATCCGCTGGCCCGCTACTGCGAGTCCGGCCGCAGCCAGTTTGAAGTGTTCCAGGGTGGCAATCCCGACCTGAAGCCGGAAAAATCCAGGCAATGGTCGATCGGCGCCGTCTGGGAGCCGAGCAGCACCACCAGCGTGGCGATCGACCTGTGGAACGTGGAAATCCGCGACCAGGTGACCGCGGTCTCGGAAGGCCTGATCTTCCAGAACCCGGCCAAGTATGCCAAGCTGTTCACGACCAAGCACATCGGTTCGACCGGCCTGGACGTGCTGGCCATCAAGCTGCTGCCGATTAACATCGGCAAGGTGGAAAACCGTGGCATCGACTACGACTTCACCCAGAAGACCAAGCTGTTCGACGGCCGCCTGACCAACCGCCTGGCCGGTACCTACCTGCTGCGCTCGCGCTACACCACGCCGGGCACCGATGACCAGTGGGAAACCAGCCTGAACCGCTACGGTTCGAACGACAAGGTCAGCTTCCGCAACATCATCAAGGCCAGCAGCTCGTGGGAAAACGCCAAGTGGACCCACACCCTGAGCGCGAACTACCGCAACGGCTACACCGACAAGCACCAGAACGCGGACGACTGCGCGGTGACCACGGCCGATGCGGCCCAGTCCTGCTACGACATCACGCTGGAAGTGCCGAGCTACACCACCTTCGACCTGCAGACCGCTTTCCGTCCGCTCAAGAACGTGGAAATCACGGCCGGCGCCAACAATCTGTTCGACCGCAATCCGCCGTTCTCGCTGCGGAATACCGGTTCGCACCAGATCGGCTACAACCCGTCCTACTCCAGCGCCCTCGGCCGCACTTTCTACCTGAGCGGCTCGTATAAGTTTTAA
- a CDS encoding ABC transporter permease has protein sequence MVSYSVRRLWQMLPTMLGVVLLVFLLFNWVGGDPAYILAGKMADADSIANIRRQLGVDQPVYVQLWIFIQQIATGDFGLSWATSEPVSRIIATRLGPSLTVLVPLTLLETAIGIALALAVALARGSLTDRLVMIACTVGMSVSILVYIIAFQYGLAYRLGWFPVQGWGEHVGENLLRYAALPILIGLAVSIAPTLRLFRSFVLDEVGQDYVRTARAKGLSERRVMWVHVLRNAAIPILTHVMSNLPALLIGAFLLERFFGIPGIGREVILAVERSDFPVIKAITVYVAAATMVFNLLTDLLYQAVDPRVQLS, from the coding sequence ATGGTGTCTTATAGTGTGCGCCGCCTGTGGCAGATGCTGCCGACCATGCTGGGTGTGGTGCTGCTGGTGTTCCTGCTGTTTAACTGGGTGGGCGGCGATCCGGCTTATATTTTGGCCGGCAAGATGGCCGACGCCGACAGCATCGCCAATATCCGCCGCCAGTTGGGCGTCGACCAGCCGGTGTATGTGCAGCTGTGGATCTTTATCCAGCAGATCGCCACCGGCGATTTCGGTCTGAGCTGGGCTACCAGCGAGCCGGTGTCCCGTATCATTGCCACCCGCCTGGGGCCGTCGCTGACGGTGCTGGTGCCGCTGACGCTGCTTGAAACCGCGATCGGTATTGCACTGGCCTTGGCGGTGGCCTTGGCGCGCGGTTCCTTGACCGACAGGCTGGTGATGATCGCTTGCACGGTGGGCATGTCGGTCAGTATTCTGGTCTACATCATTGCGTTTCAATATGGGCTGGCGTACCGGCTCGGCTGGTTTCCCGTGCAGGGCTGGGGCGAGCATGTCGGTGAGAACCTGTTGCGCTATGCGGCCTTGCCGATCCTGATCGGGCTGGCGGTGTCGATCGCGCCGACCTTGCGGCTGTTCCGCAGTTTCGTGCTGGACGAGGTGGGGCAGGATTACGTGCGCACCGCGCGCGCCAAGGGCTTGAGCGAGCGGCGCGTGATGTGGGTGCATGTGCTGCGCAATGCGGCCATTCCGATCCTGACGCATGTGATGTCGAATCTGCCGGCCTTGCTGATCGGGGCCTTTCTGCTGGAACGCTTCTTCGGCATTCCCGGCATCGGGCGCGAGGTGATTCTGGCGGTGGAGCGCAGCGATTTTCCGGTGATTAAGGCGATTACGGTATATGTGGCGGCGGCCACCATGGTGTTCAATCTGCTGACCGATCTGTTATATCAGGCGGTGGACCCGAGGGTGCAGCTGTCATGA
- a CDS encoding ABC transporter permease translates to MRAQGLWTLAWRRLRADRVAVWALAVVAAFLLLVVLSATGLVAADWEAEVGVSYAPPTFAGGAAAAPAAAALPTQALPDNPFDPIADDIRALRAGGAGAAQGAARRPTLPFGADKWGHDVIKKTIKACETSIVVGLVAASLAVGMGVLFGALSGYCGGVVDDFFTWFYSVFTAIPSVLMILAVAAVLQQKGVLTIVLILGLTGWTGPYRLIRAEYIRHKAREYVLAADAIGASHWRRMFAHIFPNVSHVALVQLSILVVGFIKAEVILSFLGFGVPVGVVSWGSMLNEAQGELILGRWWQLSAAAIAMALLVTAFSLFTDALRDALDPKVRQ, encoded by the coding sequence ATGAGGGCGCAGGGCTTGTGGACCTTGGCCTGGCGACGCTTGCGCGCGGATCGGGTGGCGGTGTGGGCGCTGGCCGTGGTGGCGGCGTTCCTGCTGCTGGTGGTGCTGTCGGCCACCGGCCTGGTGGCGGCCGATTGGGAGGCGGAAGTCGGTGTGAGCTACGCGCCGCCGACGTTTGCCGGCGGCGCGGCCGCTGCGCCTGCTGCCGCAGCATTGCCGACCCAGGCCTTGCCGGACAATCCTTTCGATCCCATCGCCGACGACATCCGCGCCTTGCGCGCCGGCGGCGCGGGCGCGGCGCAGGGCGCGGCACGGCGTCCGACCCTACCGTTCGGCGCCGACAAGTGGGGCCACGACGTCATCAAGAAAACCATCAAGGCCTGCGAGACCTCCATCGTGGTCGGTCTGGTGGCCGCCTCGCTGGCGGTCGGCATGGGCGTCCTGTTCGGCGCGCTGTCCGGCTATTGCGGCGGCGTGGTCGACGATTTCTTCACCTGGTTCTACAGTGTCTTCACGGCCATTCCCTCCGTGCTGATGATATTGGCCGTGGCGGCCGTGCTGCAGCAGAAAGGGGTACTGACCATTGTGCTGATTCTCGGCCTGACCGGCTGGACCGGCCCCTACCGCCTGATCCGCGCCGAATACATCCGCCACAAGGCGCGCGAGTACGTGCTGGCCGCCGACGCCATCGGTGCCTCCCACTGGCGCCGGATGTTTGCTCACATCTTCCCCAACGTCAGCCATGTGGCATTGGTGCAGTTGTCGATCCTGGTGGTCGGCTTCATCAAGGCCGAGGTCATCCTGAGCTTCCTCGGCTTCGGCGTGCCGGTCGGCGTGGTGTCGTGGGGCAGCATGTTGAACGAAGCGCAGGGCGAACTCATCCTTGGACGCTGGTGGCAACTAAGCGCCGCCGCTATCGCCATGGCGCTGCTGGTGACCGCCTTTTCCTTGTTCACCGACGCCCTGCGCGATGCCCTCGACCCCAAGGTGAGGCAATGA
- a CDS encoding ABC transporter ATP-binding protein codes for MTLLDVRCLRVAFRGERGTTSEAVKGISFTVPRNATVALVGESGSGKSVSSLAVMGLLDPAAAIVDPASSIRFDGRELLALDSKDRRALCGKDIAMIFQEPMSSLNPVFTVGAQIAEVLRLHLKMSAAQARRRTLELLEEVGLPEPAVRVDAYPGQLSGGQQQRVMIAMAIACEPKLLIADEPTTALDVTIQKQILELIAGLQKRRAMSVLFITHDLALVAEIADQVMVMRNGEIREAGPAREVLTAPTDAYTRALLACRPRLDARPWRLPVIADFLDPVTPHHPDMPPQPDMPPQPDMPPQPDMPPQPVTPHHPVIPAHAGIHAEPQHLRSMGSRLRENDGVLLEVRQLSKSFTTRHGWFGKREFHAVKDVSFTLARGKTLGVVGESGSGKTTVGLTLLRLHQASGGSVLFEGRDLLAMPAREFQAYKRRIQIIFQNPYASLNPRFTVGDILLEPMRIHRIGADDRERTIMALALLDKVGLPASALYRYPHEFSGGQRQRIAIARCLALRPEILVCDESVSALDVSVQAQVLNLLQDLQDELGLSYLFISHDLSVVKYMADQVMVMRRGVVVEMADADELYRNPQQPYTKALLDAIPAQRLSDF; via the coding sequence ATGACATTGCTGGATGTCCGCTGCTTGCGCGTCGCCTTCCGGGGCGAGCGCGGCACTACCAGCGAGGCCGTCAAAGGCATCAGCTTTACCGTGCCGCGCAACGCCACCGTGGCGCTGGTGGGCGAGTCGGGCAGCGGCAAGTCGGTTAGCTCGCTGGCCGTGATGGGCTTGCTCGATCCGGCGGCGGCCATCGTCGATCCGGCCAGCAGCATCCGCTTCGATGGCCGCGAGTTGCTGGCGCTGGACAGCAAGGACCGACGCGCGCTGTGCGGCAAGGATATCGCCATGATTTTCCAGGAGCCGATGTCGTCGCTGAACCCGGTGTTCACGGTCGGCGCGCAGATCGCCGAGGTGCTCAGGCTGCACCTGAAGATGAGCGCCGCGCAGGCGCGTCGCCGCACGCTGGAACTGCTGGAGGAGGTCGGCCTGCCCGAGCCCGCCGTTCGCGTCGACGCCTATCCGGGCCAGCTCTCCGGCGGCCAGCAGCAGCGCGTGATGATCGCCATGGCCATCGCCTGCGAACCGAAGCTGCTGATCGCCGACGAGCCGACCACGGCGCTGGATGTCACGATCCAGAAGCAAATCCTGGAACTGATCGCGGGTCTGCAAAAGCGGCGTGCGATGTCGGTGCTATTTATTACCCACGACCTGGCGCTGGTGGCCGAGATTGCCGATCAGGTGATGGTGATGCGCAACGGTGAGATCCGCGAAGCGGGGCCGGCGCGAGAAGTGCTGACCGCGCCCACCGACGCCTACACCCGCGCGCTGCTGGCGTGCCGGCCGAGACTGGACGCGCGGCCATGGCGCCTGCCGGTGATCGCTGACTTCCTGGACCCCGTCACTCCGCATCACCCCGACATGCCGCCTCAGCCCGACATGCCGCCTCAGCCCGACATGCCGCCTCAGCCCGACATGCCGCCTCAGCCCGTCACTCCGCATCACCCCGTCATTCCCGCGCACGCGGGAATCCATGCTGAGCCACAGCATTTGCGAAGTATGGGTTCCCGCTTGCGCGAGAACGACGGGGTGCTGCTGGAAGTACGCCAACTCAGCAAAAGCTTCACCACGCGCCACGGCTGGTTCGGCAAGCGCGAGTTTCACGCCGTCAAGGACGTGTCATTCACGCTGGCGCGCGGCAAGACCCTCGGCGTGGTGGGTGAATCCGGCTCCGGCAAAACCACCGTCGGCCTGACCCTGCTGCGCCTGCACCAGGCCAGCGGCGGCAGCGTCCTGTTCGAAGGCCGCGACCTCCTCGCCATGCCAGCGCGCGAATTCCAGGCCTACAAACGGCGCATCCAGATCATCTTCCAGAACCCCTACGCCTCGCTCAACCCGCGCTTCACGGTGGGCGACATCCTGCTGGAACCGATGCGCATCCACCGCATCGGCGCCGACGACCGCGAGCGCACCATCATGGCGCTGGCGCTGCTGGACAAAGTCGGCCTGCCGGCGTCCGCCCTTTATCGCTACCCGCACGAGTTCTCCGGCGGCCAGCGGCAGCGCATCGCCATCGCCCGCTGCCTGGCCCTGCGGCCGGAAATCCTGGTGTGCGACGAATCGGTCTCCGCGCTGGACGTGTCGGTGCAAGCCCAGGTACTCAACCTTTTGCAGGATTTACAGGACGAGCTGGGCCTGTCATACCTCTTTATTTCGCACGACCTGTCAGTGGTGAAGTACATGGCCGACCAGGTCATGGTGATGCGCCGGGGCGTAGTGGTGGAAATGGCCGATGCGGACGAGCTGTACCGCAACCCGCAGCAGCCCTACACCAAGGCGTTGCTGGACGCCATCCCCGCACAGCGGTTAAGCGATTTTTAA
- a CDS encoding VTT domain-containing protein — translation MANLILLLQEYGVLIVFAIVLIEQIGMPIPAFPVLIVAGAMSVDGGSHWSAVLAVAMLACLISDSFWFRAGRFYGKRILKLLCKISLSPDYCVSQTEDNFNRWGPKALIVAKFIPGFNVIAPPLAGAMGTSRNKFLCFSVMGSFLWAGTGIAIGSFFHTSVDQLLDILSTMGTTALIVLGVLLALFVAFKYVERKRFRQSVEIERITVDDLKGLLEQGQEPVLVDARSVTAQMLDPAVPGALLFNGGDPTVDLISLDKGRHIIVYCSCPNDVTAAHVAKALIGKGYHRARPLHGGLEAWNAAFRPGEENLREDQAASA, via the coding sequence ATGGCGAATTTAATCCTCCTGCTTCAAGAATATGGCGTACTGATCGTGTTTGCGATCGTGCTGATCGAGCAGATCGGCATGCCGATTCCTGCCTTCCCGGTATTGATCGTGGCCGGCGCCATGTCGGTCGATGGCGGTAGCCATTGGTCTGCGGTACTGGCGGTGGCCATGCTGGCTTGCCTCATCAGCGACAGTTTCTGGTTCCGCGCAGGGCGCTTCTACGGCAAGCGCATCCTCAAGCTGCTGTGTAAAATTTCGCTGTCGCCCGATTACTGCGTCAGCCAGACGGAAGACAACTTCAACCGCTGGGGACCCAAGGCGCTGATCGTCGCCAAATTCATTCCGGGCTTTAACGTTATCGCGCCGCCGTTGGCCGGCGCCATGGGCACCAGCCGCAACAAATTCCTGTGCTTCAGCGTGATGGGCAGCTTCCTGTGGGCCGGCACCGGCATCGCGATCGGCTCCTTCTTCCACACCAGCGTGGACCAGCTGCTCGATATTCTGAGTACCATGGGCACCACCGCGCTGATCGTGCTGGGCGTGCTGCTGGCGCTGTTCGTGGCGTTTAAATATGTGGAACGCAAGCGTTTCCGCCAGTCGGTGGAAATCGAGCGCATCACCGTGGACGACTTGAAAGGGCTGCTGGAGCAGGGGCAGGAGCCGGTGCTGGTGGATGCGCGCAGCGTCACCGCGCAAATGCTGGACCCTGCCGTGCCGGGCGCTCTGCTGTTCAACGGCGGCGACCCGACGGTCGACCTGATTTCGCTGGACAAGGGCCGCCACATCATCGTCTATTGCAGCTGCCCGAACGACGTCACCGCCGCCCATGTGGCCAAGGCGCTGATCGGCAAGGGCTATCACCGCGCCCGTCCGCTGCATGGCGGGCTGGAGGCGTGGAACGCGGCGTTCCGGCCCGGCGAGGAAAATCTGCGGGAAGACCAGGCAGCTTCCGCCTGA